The following are from one region of the Hippocampus zosterae strain Florida chromosome 9, ASM2543408v3, whole genome shotgun sequence genome:
- the ipo9 gene encoding importin-9 yields MSAVRSGSVAGPVQQGLKEALMETLTAILSPVQEVRAAAEEQIKVLEVTEEFGVHLAELTVDPQGALAIRQLASVILKQYVETHWCSHSEKFRPPETTDQAKAAIRSLLPSGLRESISKVRSSVAYAVSAIAHWDWPEAWPQLFTLLMEMLVSGDVSAVHGAMRVLTEFTREVTETQMPLVAPVILPEMYKIFTMAEVYSIRTRSRAVEIFTTCANLICDIEALEKGAAKALIFPVVQQFTEAFVQALQMPDGPSSDSGLKMEVLKAITALVQNFPKPMASSMQQILPIVWNTLTESAAFNMPTYVRTEVNYTEEVDDPVDSDGEVLGFENLVFSIFDFVQTLMEKKKFKGTVKKALPELIYYIILYMQMTEDQIKVWSSNPHQFVEDEDDDTLSYTVRISAQDLLLAVADEFQNESAVALAAAATRHLQEAEQARNSGNQHWWKIHEACMLALGSVKSIITESVKNGRIQFDMHGFLASVVLADLNLATVSPFLLGRALWAASRFTAAMSPELIQQFLQATVSGLHEGQPPSVRVSSVRAIWGYCDQLKLSENTHILQPYLPSVLEGLVQLATQFNSEVLALVMETLCVVCTFDPAFTTSAENKICPLTIAVFLKYSNDPVVASLAQGIFKELSQIEGCQGPMQIRLIPTLVSIMQAPADKIPTGLCATAIDTLTTVVRNTKPPLSEMLVCQAFPVMAQCTLRTDDNTVMQNGGECLRAYVSVALEQIAQWRDDQGNSGVWYVMQVVNLLLDPRTSEFTAIFVGRLVSTLISRAGTQLGEQLDQILRAILSKMQQAETLSVMQSLIMVFAHLVHSQLEPLLDFLCSLPGPTGKPALEFVMTEWMSRQHLFYGQYEGKVSTVALCKLLQYSLNTDDKRLQDIMVKGEEIYNPAEGIRTRSKAAKNPERWTNIPLLVKIFKLIINELSTVVEANASRANPADWSQDSNSMCEEEEEEGDEDDDDDEEGLAGQLISDLIASNKYDDDYYDDDNEDDPDALNDPLDQIDLQAYLTDFLTQFAQQPCYSMFSGHLNNNERQTLQSIGL; encoded by the exons ATGAGCGCTGTTCGGTCGGGTTCGGTGGCCGGCCCGGTCCAGCAGGGGCTAAAAGAAGCTCTCATGGAGACCCTGACGGCCATCCTGTCTCCGGTTCAAGAAGTGCGCGCCGCCGCCGAGGAGCAGATTAAAGTGCTGGAAGTGACGGAAG AGTTTGGCGTCCACCTGGCAGAACTGACAGTCGATCCTCAAGGAGCTCTCGCCATCCGccag TTAGCGTCAGTCATCCTGAAGCAGTATGTTGAAACTCACTGGTGTTCCCACTCGGAGAAGTTCCGCCCCCCTGAAACCACCGACCAG GCCAAAGCCGCCATCAGGAGCTTGCTGCCCAGCGGGCTGCGCGAATCCATCAGCAAGGTGCGCTCCAGTGTCGCGTACGCCGTGTCAGCCATTGCACACTGGGACTGGCCCGAGGCTTGGCCGCAGCTCTTCACTCTGCTGATGGAAATGTTGGTCAGCGGAGACGTTAGTGCTGTGCACGGGGCCATGAGGGTCCTTACAG AATTTACTCGGGAAGTGACGGAGACACAAATGCCGCTTGTGGCTCCCGTCATCTTACCTGAGATGTATAAGATCTTCACAATGGCTGAG GTGTACAGCATTCGTACCCGTTCTAGAGCCGTGGAGATCTTCACCACCTGTGCCAACCTCATTTGCGATATTGAGGCGCTTGAAAAG GGTGCAGCCAAAGCCTTGATCTTCCCTGTCGTGCAGCAGTTTACAGAAGCATTTGTGCAGGCCTTGCAGATGCCAGACGGACCCTCGTCCGACAGCGGCCTGAAGATGGAGGTcctcaag GCAATAACGGCATTGGTACAGAACTTCCCTAAGCCCATGGCGTCTTCCATGCAGCAGATTTTGCCCATCGTTTGGAACACACTCACTGAAAGTGCGGCTTT CAACATGCCCACTTATGTCAGAACGGAAGTCAACTACACAGAGGAAGTGGATGATCCCGTCGACTCAGATG GTGAAGTGTTGGGCTTTGAGAATCTGGTTTTCAGCATCTTCGATTTTGTGCAAACACTGATGGAAAAGAAGAAGTTTAAGGGCACAGTGAAGAAGGCGTTGCCCGAGCTCATCTATTACATCATTCTCTACATGCAAATGACGGAGGACCAG ATCAAAGTGTGGTCATCCAACCCTCACCAGTTTGTGGAGGATGAGGACGATGACACGCTCTCCTACACTGTTAGGATCTCCGCTCAGGACCTGCTGCTG GCGGTTGCTGACGAGTTCCAAAATGAGAGCGCTGTAGcattggcggcggcggccaccAGACACCTTCAGGAGGCGGAGCAAGCCagaaatagtggcaatcagcaTTG GTGGAAGATTCATGAGGCCTGCATGTTGGCACTCGGCTCGGTCAAAAGCATCATCACTGAGAGCGTGAAAAACGGTCGCATCCAGTTTGACATGCACGGCTTCTTGGCCAGTGTCGTCTTGGCTGACCTCAACCTGGCAA CGGTGTCGCCGTTCCTCCTCGGCCGTGCTCTGTGGGCAGCCAGTCGCTTCACAGCCGCAATGTCGCCTGAGCTCATCCAGCAGTTCCTGCAGGCCACAGTGAGCGGTCTCCATGAAGGCCAGCCACCATCTGTGCGTGTATCTTCAGTCAGGGCCATCTGGGG GTATTGTGACCAGCTGAAGCTGTCTGAGAACACACACATCCTGCAGCCCTACCTGCCCAGCGTCCTGGAGGGACTGGTGCAGCTGGCAACCCAGTTCAACTCAGAGGTACTGGCGCTGGTCATGGAGACACTGTGCGTCGTGTGTACCTTCGACCCGGCCTTCACCACTAGCGCAGAGAATAAGATCTGTCCCCTCACCATCGCTGTGTTCCTCAAATACAGCAACG ACCCAGTGGTGGCTTCCCTGGCGCAGGGCATCTTCAAGGAACTGTCCCAGATCGAAGGCTGTCAGGGACCCATGCAGATACGTCTCATTCCCACGCTGGTCAGCATCATGCAAGCCCCTGCTGATAAAATCCCGACTGGACTCTGTGCT ACAGCCATTGACACACTGACCACGGTCGTGCGCAACACCAAGCCGCCCCTTTCTGAGATGCTGGTCTGCCAGGCATTCCCTGTAATGGCACAGTGCACCTTACGCACCGATGACAACACTGTCATGCAG AACGGCGGCGAGTGTTTGCGGGCATATGTCTCGGTTGCCTTGGAGCAGATCGCGCAGTGGCGTGACGACCAGGGCAACAGCGGCGTTTGGTACGTCATGcaggtggtcaacctgctgCTGGACCCCAGGACCTCAGAGTTTACTGCCATATTCGTTGGGAGGCTTGTGTCTACGCTCATCTCCCGGGCTGGCACACAGCTCGGCGAGCAGCTGGACCAGATTCTCCGAGCCATCCTGAGCAAGATGCAGCAAGCAGAGACTCTGAGTGTCATGCAG TCCCTTATTATGGTGTTTGCCCACCTGGTTCACTCccagctggagcccttattggaCTTCCTCTGCAGCCTGCCCGGCCCCACGGGAAAACCTGCCCTGGAGTTCGTCATGACGGAGTGGATGAGCAGGCAGCACCTCTTCTATGGACAGTACGAGGGTAAAGTCAG CACGGTGGCTCTTTGTAAACTGCTGCAGTACAGCCTCAACACAGACGACAAGCGTCTCCAAGACATCATGGTGAAGGGGGAAGAGATCTACAACCCCGCGGAAGGCATCCGCACTCGCTCCAAAGCAGCCAAGA ATCCGGAGCGCTGGACCAACATTCCTTTGCTGGTAAAAATCTTTAAACTGATCATCAATGAACTGTCGACCGTCGTGGAGGCTAACGCCAGCCGAGCCAACCCAGCCGACTGGAGCCAAG ATTCAAACAGCAtgtgtgaggaggaggaggaagaaggtgacgaggatgatgacgatgacgaagaAGGGTTGGCAGGGCAACTGATATCAGACCTCATTGCCTCCAACAAATATG ATGATGACTATTACGACGATGATAACGAAGATGATCCCGATGCCTTAAATGATCCCTTGGATCAGATTGACCTTCAG GCCTATTTGACAGACTTCCTGACCCAGTTTGCCCAGCAACCGTGCTACAGCATGTTCTCAGGCCACCTCAACAACAACGAGAGACAAACGCTGCAGTCTATAGGCCTCTAG